In Streptomyces canus, one DNA window encodes the following:
- a CDS encoding NAD(P)-dependent alcohol dehydrogenase, which yields MVTTRAAVLRDRAGDFRIEEISVTDELRPDEVRVRIVASGVCHTDLLVRDQVLPPALPAVLGHEGSGIVEAVGVGVDTCAVGERVVLAPLSCGRCRNCRSAHPMHCAYWGPLNLRGRRTDGTTAYHDGDGAELNGHFFGQSSFAGHVVVPQRSVIKVRDDLDLRLAGPLGCGLQAGAGTVLNVLAPRPGASIAVFGAGAVGLAGIMAAKIAGCDPIYAVDLHRGRLDLAAELGATHLLDAGAPDIAGDLVRATGGGVDFALDAVGLPQTARSAVDSLTMSGVAAIAGSAGSGQDVSLNLTQLMGRTVHGVIEGDIVPALFIPQLMDLHAAGRFPFEKLVRTYAFDEISAAVKDSENGVTVKPILLH from the coding sequence ATGGTTACTACTCGGGCCGCTGTTCTTCGCGACAGGGCGGGGGATTTCCGGATCGAAGAGATATCGGTTACAGACGAACTGCGTCCCGACGAGGTCCGGGTACGGATCGTCGCCAGCGGCGTCTGCCACACCGACCTGCTGGTCCGCGACCAGGTGCTGCCCCCCGCGCTACCGGCAGTCCTGGGCCACGAAGGCAGCGGCATCGTCGAGGCGGTCGGTGTCGGCGTCGACACCTGCGCGGTCGGCGAACGGGTCGTCCTGGCCCCGCTCAGCTGCGGGCGCTGCCGCAACTGCCGGTCGGCGCACCCCATGCATTGCGCGTACTGGGGCCCGCTGAACCTGCGCGGCCGCCGCACGGACGGCACCACCGCCTACCACGACGGGGACGGCGCTGAACTCAACGGCCACTTCTTCGGGCAGTCCTCTTTCGCCGGACACGTCGTCGTCCCCCAGCGGTCGGTGATCAAGGTCCGGGACGATCTGGACCTGCGGCTCGCAGGCCCGCTCGGCTGCGGACTCCAGGCCGGCGCAGGAACCGTCCTCAACGTGCTCGCACCCCGACCCGGCGCCTCCATCGCCGTGTTCGGCGCCGGTGCGGTCGGCCTCGCCGGGATCATGGCCGCCAAGATCGCGGGCTGCGACCCCATCTACGCCGTCGATCTGCACCGCGGGCGGCTGGACCTCGCCGCCGAGCTGGGGGCCACCCACCTCCTGGACGCCGGCGCACCCGACATCGCGGGCGACCTCGTCCGGGCCACCGGCGGCGGAGTGGACTTCGCCCTCGATGCCGTCGGCCTGCCGCAGACGGCCCGCAGCGCGGTCGACTCGCTGACCATGTCCGGTGTCGCGGCGATCGCCGGCTCGGCCGGCAGCGGACAGGACGTGTCCCTGAACCTCACCCAGCTGATGGGGCGCACCGTGCACGGCGTCATCGAGGGCGACATCGTCCCCGCCCTGTTCATTCCACAGCTCATGGATCTCCACGCCGCCGGACGATTTCCCTTCGAAAAACTCGTGCGGACCTACGCCTTCGACGAGATCTCGGCCGCCGTCAAGGACTCCGAAAACGGAGTGACGGTCAAGCCGATTCTCCTGCACTGA
- a CDS encoding thioesterase II family protein → MSNVRTDSDWIRRYHPSEKAAIRLVCFPHAGGSASYFRDISVALAPEVEGLAVQYPGRQDRRSEPPLRSIEELARGAASAIAPWTDRPLALFGHSMGAMVAFEVSASLARDGIAPSVLFLSGRRAPSRVRKENVRLRDDAGIMAELRRLGGTDDALMEDEELWQMVLPALRADYHAVETYRPRPGAVLDCPIVALVGDTDPRTTVDEARAWSEHTTGPFDMKVFQGGHFYLNAQVPAVLDVVRTRLHSLGSRVTPPETAA, encoded by the coding sequence ATGAGCAACGTCAGGACGGACAGCGATTGGATCCGCCGGTACCACCCGTCCGAGAAGGCCGCGATCCGTCTGGTCTGCTTTCCGCACGCGGGTGGTTCCGCCAGCTACTTCCGTGATATCTCGGTCGCGCTGGCACCGGAGGTCGAGGGGCTCGCGGTCCAGTACCCGGGCCGGCAGGACCGCAGGAGCGAGCCTCCGCTACGCAGCATCGAAGAACTCGCCCGGGGTGCTGCGTCGGCGATCGCCCCGTGGACGGACCGCCCGCTGGCCCTGTTCGGGCACAGTATGGGGGCGATGGTGGCGTTCGAGGTTTCCGCGTCACTCGCCCGTGACGGCATCGCCCCGTCAGTGCTCTTCCTCTCCGGGCGCCGGGCCCCCTCCCGGGTGCGTAAGGAGAACGTACGGCTTCGCGACGACGCGGGAATCATGGCGGAGCTCCGTCGACTCGGCGGCACGGATGACGCGTTGATGGAGGACGAGGAACTCTGGCAGATGGTTCTGCCCGCGCTCCGCGCCGATTACCACGCCGTGGAGACCTACCGCCCGCGCCCCGGCGCCGTACTCGACTGCCCGATCGTCGCTCTTGTGGGCGACACGGATCCCCGGACCACCGTCGACGAGGCCCGTGCCTGGTCCGAGCACACGACCGGCCCGTTCGACATGAAGGTCTTCCAGGGCGGCCACTTCTATCTGAACGCACAGGTCCCGGCGGTGCTCGACGTGGTGCGTACGCGGCTGCACTCGCTGGGGTCGCGCGTCACCCCACCCGAGACCGCCGCATAG
- a CDS encoding DUF5988 family protein codes for MSQIKVLLVGGPSYFPDEERIQFTASLTEKIKHRFEAGYEHFVHEGDFTTLDNEKLAVFQWTARTAIAE; via the coding sequence ATGTCCCAGATCAAGGTTCTCCTGGTAGGCGGCCCGTCCTACTTCCCCGACGAGGAGCGCATTCAGTTCACTGCCTCGCTCACAGAGAAGATCAAACACCGCTTCGAGGCGGGCTACGAGCACTTCGTCCACGAGGGCGACTTCACGACGCTCGACAACGAGAAGCTGGCGGTGTTCCAGTGGACCGCGCGCACCGCCATCGCGGAGTGA
- a CDS encoding acyl-CoA carboxylase subunit beta: MAELREIRAAALAGPSEKATEAQHAKGKLTARERIELLLDAGSFQEVEQLRRHRATGFGLEAKKPYTDGVITGWGTVEGRTVFVYAHDFRIFGGALGEAHATKIHKIMDMAIAAGAPLVSLNDGAGARIQEGVSALAGYGGIFQRNTKASGVIPQISVMLGPCAGGAAYSPALTDFVFMVRETSQMFITGPDVVKAVTGEEITQNGLGGADVHAETSGVCHFAYDDEETCLAEVRYLLSMLPQNNRENPPRVESSDPAHRRSDVLLDLVPADGKRPYDMAKVIEEIVDDGEYLEVHERWARNIICALARLDGQVVGIIANQPQTLAGVLDIEASEKAARFVQMCDAFSIPLITLLDVPGFLPGVDQEHGGIIRHGAKLLYAYCNATVPRISLILRKAYGGAYIVMDSQSIGADLTYAWPTNEIAVMGAEGAANVIFRRQIAEAEDPEAMRDRMVKEYKSELMHPYYAAERGLVDDVIDPAETREALIRSLAMLQSKHADLPSRKHGNPPQ; encoded by the coding sequence CTGGCCGAGTTGCGCGAGATCCGTGCGGCGGCTTTGGCCGGTCCGAGCGAGAAGGCGACCGAGGCGCAGCACGCCAAGGGCAAGCTGACCGCACGGGAGCGCATCGAGCTGCTCCTCGACGCGGGCTCCTTCCAGGAGGTCGAGCAGCTGCGCCGGCACCGGGCGACCGGGTTCGGCCTGGAGGCCAAGAAGCCGTACACCGACGGTGTCATCACCGGCTGGGGCACGGTGGAGGGCCGTACGGTCTTCGTCTACGCCCACGACTTCCGCATCTTCGGCGGCGCGCTGGGCGAGGCCCACGCCACGAAGATCCACAAGATCATGGACATGGCCATCGCGGCCGGAGCCCCGCTGGTGTCGTTGAACGACGGCGCGGGCGCCCGTATCCAGGAGGGCGTCTCGGCCCTCGCGGGCTACGGCGGCATCTTCCAGCGCAACACCAAGGCATCGGGCGTCATCCCGCAGATCAGCGTGATGCTCGGCCCGTGCGCGGGCGGCGCGGCCTACAGCCCCGCCCTCACCGACTTCGTCTTCATGGTCCGCGAGACGTCCCAGATGTTCATCACCGGACCGGACGTGGTGAAGGCGGTGACGGGCGAGGAGATCACCCAGAACGGCCTCGGCGGCGCCGACGTGCACGCCGAGACGTCCGGTGTCTGCCACTTCGCCTACGACGACGAGGAGACGTGCCTCGCCGAGGTGCGCTACCTGCTGTCGATGCTCCCGCAGAACAACCGGGAGAACCCGCCGCGGGTGGAGTCCTCCGACCCGGCGCACCGGCGTTCGGACGTCCTGCTCGACCTGGTGCCGGCGGACGGCAAACGGCCGTACGACATGGCGAAGGTGATCGAGGAGATCGTCGACGACGGCGAGTACCTCGAGGTCCACGAGCGCTGGGCCCGCAACATCATCTGCGCCCTGGCCCGCCTCGACGGCCAGGTCGTCGGCATCATCGCCAACCAGCCGCAGACGCTGGCGGGGGTGCTGGACATCGAGGCGAGTGAGAAAGCGGCGCGTTTCGTCCAGATGTGCGATGCCTTCAGCATTCCCCTGATCACCCTGCTGGACGTACCGGGCTTCCTGCCCGGCGTCGACCAGGAGCACGGTGGAATCATCCGCCACGGCGCGAAGCTGCTGTACGCGTACTGCAACGCCACCGTGCCGAGGATCTCCCTGATCCTCCGCAAGGCGTACGGCGGGGCCTACATCGTGATGGACAGCCAGTCCATCGGCGCGGACCTCACCTACGCCTGGCCGACGAACGAGATCGCGGTGATGGGTGCCGAAGGTGCCGCCAATGTCATCTTCCGGCGTCAGATCGCCGAGGCGGAGGACCCCGAGGCCATGCGGGACCGCATGGTCAAGGAGTACAAGTCCGAGCTGATGCACCCCTACTACGCCGCGGAGCGCGGCCTGGTCGACGACGTCATCGACCCGGCGGAGACCCGCGAGGCTCTCATCAGGTCCCTGGCCATGCTCCAGTCGAAGCACGCCGACCTGCCCTCCCGCAAGCACGGCAACCCCCCGCAGTGA
- a CDS encoding ester cyclase: protein MANDAIPGKAHMAEPGTEEQVPDPAEVVRRVVACFNAGEFDPSLFAADVVDHVAPPGTPPGPAGWRHKWESMRAAFSDLRSTIEETVVSGDLVCNRHTVRGTHTGDFMGVPGTGRTFEVLALDMLRVRDGQIVEHWAVNDLLSLVAQLGLELPGPGSD, encoded by the coding sequence ATGGCCAACGACGCGATACCGGGCAAGGCACACATGGCCGAACCGGGCACCGAAGAGCAGGTCCCCGATCCGGCAGAGGTGGTCCGCAGGGTCGTCGCGTGTTTCAACGCCGGGGAGTTCGACCCCTCGCTCTTCGCCGCGGACGTGGTGGACCACGTGGCCCCACCCGGAACACCCCCCGGCCCGGCCGGCTGGCGCCATAAGTGGGAGTCCATGCGAGCGGCCTTCTCCGATCTGCGGTCCACGATCGAGGAGACCGTCGTCAGCGGTGACCTGGTGTGCAATCGTCACACCGTCCGGGGGACACATACGGGCGACTTCATGGGCGTGCCGGGCACGGGCCGCACGTTCGAGGTGCTGGCGCTGGACATGCTGCGGGTGCGCGACGGACAGATCGTCGAGCACTGGGCGGTGAACGACCTGTTGTCGCTGGTCGCCCAGTTGGGACTGGAACTGCCGGGGCCGGGCAGCGACTGA
- a CDS encoding acyltransferase family protein has protein sequence MRFIAALLVFFTHASIESVFSDQGVASWTHRVLEPGGRYGVSFFFVLSGFVLTWSARPHDTVRGFWRRRLAKIYPLHVVTWVMALVLLVTVKSPGLVLNWHVATLNLFLLHAWFPWSDTMVSLNAPSWSLCCEALFYLAFPLIIWLVRKIRPALLWPAAIVAVAVVMCTPLVTSLLPQQPVIPGYNVTFYGSWFMKVFPLAHLFEFVVGILMARIVLTGRWINLGFAPAAILAVCDYYVVVKVPMFYSFAAAGIIPLALLVPAAAEADRRSATTWGLRSKVMVRLGEISFAFYMVHWLVLHYGHRLIGPVETWSTPAALGLWAAGFVVALIAAWLLHEWVEMPAMRRWSRPRAERPGVRGAERMPAAVRQEQPELNLD, from the coding sequence ATGCGTTTTATCGCTGCCTTACTGGTCTTCTTTACGCACGCGTCGATCGAATCCGTCTTCAGCGATCAGGGGGTCGCCTCCTGGACACATCGCGTTCTGGAGCCCGGCGGCAGGTACGGCGTCTCGTTCTTCTTCGTCCTCAGTGGCTTCGTGCTGACCTGGTCGGCGAGACCCCATGACACCGTACGGGGCTTCTGGCGGCGACGGCTGGCCAAGATCTACCCGCTGCACGTCGTCACCTGGGTGATGGCACTCGTCCTGCTGGTCACGGTCAAGTCCCCCGGGCTCGTACTGAACTGGCACGTGGCGACGCTCAATCTCTTCCTGCTGCACGCATGGTTCCCCTGGTCGGACACGATGGTCAGCCTGAACGCGCCGTCCTGGTCGCTGTGTTGCGAGGCGCTCTTCTACCTCGCCTTTCCGCTGATCATCTGGCTCGTCCGCAAGATACGGCCGGCCCTGCTGTGGCCGGCGGCGATCGTCGCCGTCGCCGTCGTGATGTGCACCCCGCTCGTCACCTCGCTGCTGCCTCAGCAGCCCGTGATCCCCGGCTACAACGTCACCTTCTACGGCTCGTGGTTCATGAAGGTCTTTCCACTGGCCCACCTCTTCGAGTTCGTGGTGGGCATTCTGATGGCGCGCATCGTGCTGACCGGCCGATGGATCAACCTGGGTTTCGCCCCCGCGGCGATCCTGGCGGTGTGCGACTACTACGTCGTCGTGAAGGTCCCGATGTTCTACTCCTTCGCCGCGGCCGGCATCATCCCGCTGGCCCTTCTCGTGCCGGCCGCGGCGGAGGCGGACCGCCGCTCCGCCACCACCTGGGGCCTGCGCAGCAAGGTGATGGTGCGGCTCGGCGAGATCTCCTTCGCGTTCTACATGGTGCACTGGCTGGTGCTGCACTATGGGCACCGTCTCATCGGCCCCGTCGAGACGTGGAGCACCCCTGCCGCGCTCGGGTTGTGGGCCGCCGGGTTCGTCGTGGCGCTGATCGCCGCCTGGCTGCTGCACGAATGGGTCGAGATGCCCGCCATGCGGCGGTGGAGCAGGCCGAGGGCCGAACGGCCGGGCGTCCGCGGCGCCGAGAGGATGCCCGCAGCGGTCCGACAGGAGCAACCGGAGCTCAATCTGGACTGA
- a CDS encoding helix-turn-helix transcriptional regulator, which produces METITFPHLSKTLPLESPVRPGTVPRLLCVDDVQDADVASLRAMTGFARDIQSQPVLLVLGERSTLHHTHRRGLAELAGRPYCRTLHMEQLPPTAVVRMAAQQFGLTLSSSSTAELMQLAGDNLSLLKALLADYQRLREGGAVAPSVPQVPGACYREAVLSCYNRSTAEVREVAQAIAVLDEYSTARSLAEVVGTTPENAARTLTALASAGLVANSRFRHPVASQAILSSIPLQQGSALRRRAAIVLRTMGVQAVKVARVLIAADHTDASWTDFLAQEAAAQALALNDRELAVKTLWLAVRGMSDGARRAETLGQIAEIQSADNPEHCAQCLHEARALIGTDALWQKRSSLLSEQMARRGMATEAVAELETLAGRLDARQLSAHAELEADRLLLCGDYPALTRTSSARLDDPVRTTAFSTASNRFAAVWPLVRMLTSEQPDPAAAEAASKALYHSSFTENSAPAVLAGLSALLYAKEWKLVHSLTDKLVDEAAVRRAPVWQARFLAIRAEASLGEGRYSDAAADSEEAMAMLPTPSWGARFGGPLASLLLARVMTGELSDARRGAAQPLPPASLDTRHGLRFLYARGQVNLAEGRAEAALADFLTCGRLMVAWGVDHEHILPWRLAAAGAQLLRGDQEAAVDLVDERNTRLETLGRPMSADEGYRSAREQLYDVLARAVERGELVESIRTLTLNETAPPSARPARYRIEDRFSRYLNKLTFSERKVAMLAATGSSNRVIARSLSLSISTVEQHLTHTYKKLGVAGRQQLRAMIG; this is translated from the coding sequence GTGGAGACAATTACGTTCCCGCACCTCTCGAAGACCCTTCCGCTGGAATCCCCGGTCCGGCCCGGCACGGTACCTCGGCTGCTCTGCGTCGACGACGTGCAGGACGCGGACGTCGCGTCGCTGCGGGCGATGACCGGGTTCGCACGGGACATACAGTCGCAACCGGTGCTCCTCGTCCTCGGGGAGAGATCCACACTGCACCACACGCACCGGCGGGGACTCGCCGAACTCGCCGGCCGGCCCTACTGCCGCACCCTGCACATGGAGCAACTGCCCCCCACGGCGGTCGTACGCATGGCTGCCCAGCAGTTCGGGCTGACGCTGAGCAGCAGCAGCACCGCCGAGCTGATGCAGCTGGCCGGCGACAATCTGTCCCTGCTCAAGGCGCTGCTCGCCGACTACCAGCGGCTGCGGGAGGGGGGCGCCGTCGCCCCCTCGGTTCCCCAGGTACCGGGCGCGTGCTACCGCGAGGCGGTTCTGAGCTGCTACAACCGCAGCACCGCGGAGGTCCGGGAGGTGGCCCAGGCCATCGCCGTCCTCGACGAGTACAGCACGGCGCGCAGCCTGGCCGAGGTGGTCGGCACGACTCCGGAGAACGCCGCCCGGACGCTGACCGCTCTCGCTTCGGCCGGGTTGGTGGCCAACAGCCGTTTCCGGCACCCGGTGGCCTCCCAGGCGATCCTGTCCTCGATCCCGTTGCAGCAGGGCTCCGCATTACGCCGTCGGGCGGCCATCGTGCTGCGGACGATGGGGGTGCAGGCGGTCAAGGTGGCACGGGTTCTGATCGCGGCAGACCACACCGACGCCTCCTGGACCGACTTCCTGGCCCAGGAGGCCGCCGCCCAGGCGCTGGCACTCAACGACCGGGAGCTGGCGGTCAAGACCCTGTGGTTGGCGGTGCGCGGCATGTCGGACGGCGCGAGGCGCGCGGAGACCCTGGGCCAGATCGCCGAGATCCAGTCGGCCGACAACCCCGAGCACTGCGCACAGTGCCTGCACGAAGCGCGAGCGCTGATCGGCACCGACGCGTTGTGGCAGAAGCGGTCCTCCCTGCTCAGCGAGCAGATGGCGCGGCGAGGCATGGCGACGGAGGCAGTCGCCGAACTGGAGACACTGGCCGGTCGGCTCGATGCGCGGCAGCTGTCGGCGCATGCCGAACTGGAAGCCGATCGCCTCCTCCTCTGCGGTGACTACCCGGCACTCACCCGTACGTCGTCGGCACGTCTGGACGACCCCGTCAGGACCACCGCGTTCAGCACCGCCTCCAACCGGTTCGCGGCGGTCTGGCCCCTGGTGCGGATGCTGACGAGCGAACAGCCGGATCCTGCCGCCGCCGAAGCCGCGTCCAAGGCGTTGTACCACTCCTCCTTCACTGAGAACTCCGCGCCGGCCGTGCTCGCCGGCCTCTCCGCGCTCCTGTACGCGAAGGAGTGGAAGCTCGTCCATTCCCTCACGGACAAGCTGGTGGACGAGGCCGCGGTGCGACGCGCACCTGTATGGCAGGCCCGGTTTCTTGCGATACGGGCCGAGGCGTCGCTGGGTGAGGGGCGGTACTCCGACGCGGCCGCGGACTCCGAGGAGGCCATGGCCATGCTGCCCACGCCGTCCTGGGGCGCCCGGTTCGGCGGCCCACTGGCCTCGCTCCTGCTCGCCCGGGTCATGACCGGCGAACTCTCGGACGCCAGGAGAGGGGCGGCGCAGCCTCTGCCCCCCGCCTCGTTGGACACCCGGCACGGACTGAGATTCCTGTACGCCCGCGGTCAGGTCAACCTGGCCGAGGGCCGGGCCGAAGCGGCGCTCGCGGACTTCCTCACCTGCGGCCGGCTCATGGTTGCCTGGGGCGTCGACCACGAGCACATCCTGCCGTGGCGGCTCGCGGCGGCCGGTGCCCAGCTGCTGCGGGGCGACCAAGAGGCCGCGGTGGATCTTGTCGACGAGCGGAACACCCGGCTGGAGACACTCGGACGGCCGATGAGCGCCGACGAGGGGTACCGCTCGGCGCGTGAGCAGCTGTACGACGTACTCGCCAGAGCCGTGGAGCGCGGCGAACTCGTCGAGTCCATCAGGACCCTGACCCTGAACGAGACGGCTCCGCCCAGCGCGAGGCCCGCCCGTTACCGGATAGAGGACCGGTTCTCCCGCTACCTCAACAAGCTCACCTTCTCCGAGCGGAAGGTGGCCATGCTGGCGGCGACCGGCAGCAGTAATCGTGTCATCGCCCGCTCGCTGTCGCTGAGCATCAGCACGGTCGAACAGCACCTCACCCACACCTACAAGAAGCTCGGTGTCGCGGGACGGCAGCAACTGCGCGCCATGATCGGCTGA
- a CDS encoding cytochrome P450, whose translation MLTSVKDGAWTVGAAPGALPVLGHSRQLRQDPLGFLSSLHEYGDIVAIRMGPVPLNVLCRHDLAHHLLVERSKDFGRGGPFLERSRTIMGNGLATSTGPEHMRQRRMSQPAFHSQHIKSYMRVMQEEADAMTGGWRPGQEVDIVKEIHDLTTRVTLRCFFTMSTTGSESAGTVNQAADSLDRLTAGMYKQMTAPLAILGKLPTAANRRYQEAVRQFDETVDRIIADQRSTTTRDDLLGLLMSAQDDETGATFSNEELHDQVITFLAAGIDTTANTLAWALGLISQYPDVQQKFQAEIDSLLDGEDVSYDNIRSLTYINAILDETLRLYPPLWMLTRRALRDTTLGPHRFPEGTQFAVSPYALQRDPRVFEEPELFDPERRQRQPDLPRSSFIPFGAGVHKCIGDAFAITESTIALATIGRRWHLRLAPESNPLKPQTEMTLGPASVRVTPVPRAA comes from the coding sequence ATGCTGACTTCCGTCAAGGACGGAGCGTGGACGGTGGGAGCGGCTCCCGGAGCGCTGCCGGTGCTCGGTCACTCGCGCCAACTGCGTCAAGATCCCCTGGGTTTCCTCAGTTCCCTGCACGAATACGGCGACATCGTCGCGATCCGCATGGGGCCCGTACCGCTCAACGTCCTGTGCCGCCACGACCTCGCGCACCATCTGCTGGTCGAGCGCTCCAAGGACTTCGGCCGGGGCGGTCCCTTCCTCGAGAGGTCCCGCACGATCATGGGCAACGGCCTGGCCACGTCGACCGGGCCGGAGCACATGCGGCAGCGCAGAATGTCACAGCCTGCCTTCCACTCCCAGCACATAAAGTCGTACATGCGGGTCATGCAGGAGGAAGCGGACGCCATGACCGGCGGCTGGCGGCCCGGTCAGGAGGTCGACATCGTCAAGGAGATACACGATCTCACCACCCGGGTGACGCTGCGCTGCTTCTTCACCATGTCGACCACCGGGTCCGAGTCGGCCGGGACCGTCAACCAGGCGGCGGACTCGCTGGACCGGTTGACGGCCGGCATGTACAAGCAGATGACAGCGCCCCTGGCGATCCTCGGGAAGCTGCCCACCGCCGCGAACCGGCGATACCAGGAGGCGGTGCGCCAGTTCGACGAGACGGTCGACAGGATCATCGCCGACCAGCGCAGCACCACGACCCGCGACGACCTGCTCGGTCTGCTGATGTCGGCCCAGGACGACGAAACCGGTGCCACGTTCAGCAACGAGGAACTGCACGACCAGGTCATCACCTTCCTGGCCGCCGGCATCGACACCACCGCCAACACCCTCGCCTGGGCTCTGGGTCTGATCTCGCAGTATCCGGACGTGCAGCAGAAGTTCCAGGCCGAGATCGACTCCCTGCTCGACGGCGAGGACGTGTCGTACGACAACATCCGCTCGCTGACGTACATCAACGCGATCCTCGACGAGACGCTGCGCCTCTACCCTCCGCTGTGGATGCTGACCCGCCGGGCGCTGCGCGACACCACGCTGGGCCCGCACCGCTTCCCGGAGGGCACCCAGTTCGCGGTCAGCCCGTATGCCCTCCAGCGCGACCCCCGCGTGTTCGAGGAGCCCGAACTGTTCGACCCCGAGCGGCGCCAGCGGCAGCCCGACCTTCCGCGTAGCTCGTTCATCCCGTTCGGGGCGGGCGTGCACAAGTGCATCGGCGACGCGTTCGCCATCACCGAGTCCACCATCGCACTGGCCACGATCGGGCGGCGCTGGCACCTGCGCCTCGCGCCGGAGAGCAACCCGCTCAAGCCGCAGACGGAGATGACGCTGGGCCCCGCGTCGGTGCGCGTGACCCCCGTTCCCCGGGCGGCGTGA